In Gouania willdenowi chromosome 24, fGouWil2.1, whole genome shotgun sequence, a single window of DNA contains:
- the LOC114458058 gene encoding cartilage intermediate layer protein 2-like has protein sequence MVVAGGKEAGEIPAAERVKVNTVYACWTQWFDRDNPSGSGDWETLKDLRKENPGKICPQPTDIEARTLSGQNAPAPGDESILIWPTVGLICKNKDQKDKKCEDYRVRFRCSAPYCAAVCWTKWFDRDNPSGTGDWELLKDLRNENPGQICEKPHDMEVVTTDNPPIAAGNTGQNFYLNKPDKGFVCRNKDQKSLACRDYKVRFACPC, from the exons ATGGTAGTTGCAGGTGGGAAGGAGGCAGGAGAGATCCCAGCGGCAGAGAGGGTCAAAGTGAACACTGTTTATG CATGCTGGACGCAGTGGTTTGATAGAGATAATCCCAGTGGTTCTGGAGACTGGGAAACATTAAAAGACCTTCGCAAAGAGAACCCTGGAAAGATTTGTCCCCAACCAACTGACATTGAGGCCCGAACTCTGAGTGGCCAAAACGCACCTGCACCAGGGGATGAATCTATTTT GATTTGGCCAACTGTAGGATTGATCTGCAAAAATAAAGACCAGAAGGATAAGAAGTGTGAGGATTATAGAGTTCGTTTTCGCTGCTCCGCCCCTTACTGTGCAG cagtgtGCTGGACCAAGTGGTTTGATCGAGATAATCCCAGTGGAACAGGAGACTGGGAGCTTTTGAAAGACCTGAGGAATGAAAACCCAGGACAGATTTGTGAAAAACCTCATGACATGGAGGTTGTTACCACCGATAACCCACCCATTGCAGCTGGAAACACAGGACAGAACTTTTATCT GAACAAACCGGACAAGGGATTTGTTTGCCGGAATAAGGACCAAAAATCTTTAGCCTGCCGTGACTACAAAGTTCGCTTTGCATGCCCATGCTGA